From a region of the Osmia lignaria lignaria isolate PbOS001 chromosome 10, iyOsmLign1, whole genome shotgun sequence genome:
- the LOC117609461 gene encoding uncharacterized protein LOC117609461 isoform X2: MGSSVIELLTKMKVSVILLLVSVSWVVAFPGPQWNVEEKGKDGSSRGHESLIGLGGLIGGDGKDGGLLSGLVSGKGKINPLELLVKKGDGGKGKEDKNLEWSSISKVIISQGGDENTVNKLKGILAKGEGSWGVNEKKILQQVSVLLKGEGKPDLMETIKKEVEKLGKGGGKGHGWSEGRIEHAQSDVKVKKESVGAVKESHGKKSEHGGIKITEHSGEDHEEKGRKGYKSSSSSESHSKSSKDSSSGKGSSHSHGKSSSSDSHSKSSKDSSSDSHSKSSSSSSSESSEEWHNHHGKRRSKKVEIRGHVEHKNIGHGDHKKEVLVEHKNEGHVEHKNEEHVEHKVEGHAEHKVEGHDHKREVHVEHKPEIHDEHKVVEQVEHKVEGHDEHKAEEHGKEVQVELKKDGHDDHKTEGHDEHKVVEQVEHKVEGHDEHKAEEHGKEVQVDLKKDEHDDLKGKGDVEHKNVEQVGHGKEEEVVIEVQVKEQITKIAEEKVLAELKKSGKGKEKLTEEEKKICSETIMKKVEEQVVIVKKGGKKLEDAEILKIGEEVIEKELKEGNLLKLLETSQKTEVVDEKKEVVSKGKDDGMEKKI; this comes from the exons ATGGGGTCGTCAGTGATCGAACTTCTAACGAAGATGAAGGTGTCAGTGATATTACTGTTGGTTTCGGTATCCTGGGTGGTTGCCTTCCCCGGACCACAATGGAATGtggaagagaaaggaaaagatgGCTCGTCACGCGGGCATGAAAGTCTG ATAGGCTTAGGAGGATTAATTGGAGGGGATGGAAAAGATGGAGGATTACTCAGCGGCCTGGTGTCAGGAAAAGGAAAAATCAATCCCCTAGAATTATTGGTTAAAAAAGGAGATGGAG gaaaaggaaaagaagacaAAAATCTAGAATGGAGCTCGATCTCGAAAGTTATTATATCCCAGGGAGGAGACGAAAACACTGTTAATAAACTTAAGGGTATTTTAGCAAAAG GTGAAGGATCTTGGGGTGTGAACGAGAAGAAAATACTACAACAGGTGTCAGTTTTACTCAAAGGTGAAGGCAAGCCAGATTTGATGGAGACGATTAAGAAAGAGGTCGAGAAATTGGGCAAAGGTGGTGGAAAAGGACATGGATGGTCAGAAGGCAGGATAGAACATGCACAAAGTGATGTGAAGGTAAAGAAAGAATCAGTAGGTGCAGTCAAGGAATCTCACGGCAAAAAGAGCGAACACGGTGGTATAAAGATTACCGAACACAGTGGCGAAGATCATGAAGAGAAGGGTAGAAAGGGTTATAAGAGCAGTAGTAGTAGCGAGAGTCATAGTAAGAGCAGTAAAGACAGTAGCAGTGGAAAAGGCAGCAGCCACAGTCATGGCAAGAGCAGTAGTAGCGATAGTCATAGCAAGAGCAGTAAAGACAGTAGTAGCGATAGTCATAGCAAGAGTAGTAGTAGCAGTAGCAGTGAAAGCAGTGAAGAATGGCACAACCACCACGGCAAAAGGAGGAGCAAAAAGGTTGAAATTCGAGGACATGTCGAGCACAAAAATATAGGACATGGCGACCATAAAAAGGAGGTACTTGTCGAACATAAAAATGAGGGACATGTCGAACATAAAAATGAGGAACATGTCGAGCACAAAGTAGAGGGACATGCCGAGCACAAAGTTGAGGGACATGACCATAAAAGGGAGGTACATGTCGAGCACAAACCAGAGATACATGACGAGCACAAAGTAGTGGAACAGGTCGAGCACAAAGTTGAAGGACATGACGAGCACAAAGCAGAGGAACATGGAAAGGAGGTACAAGTCGAACTCAAAAAAGACGGACATGATGACCACAAAACAGAGGGACATGACGAGCACAAAGTAGTGGAACAGGTCGAGCACAAAGTTGAAGGACATGACGAGCACAAAGCAGAGGAACATGGAAAGGAGGTACAAGTCGATCTCAAAAAAGACGAACATGATGACCTCAAAGGAAAGGGAGATGTCGAGCACAAAAATGTGGAACAAGTCGGCCATGGAAAGGAGGAAGAAGTAGTGATTGAAGTGCAAGTCAAAGAACAAATAACAAAGATAGCTGAAGAAAAAGTATTAGCGGAATTGAAAAAgagtggaaaaggaaaagagaagttgactgaagaagagaagaaaatatgCAGTGAAACAATAATGAAGAAAGTTGAAGAGCAAGTAGTAATTGTGAAGAAGGGTGGTAAGAAGTTAGAAGATGCTGAGATACTGAAGATAGGTGAAGAAGTAATCGAGAAAGAATTAAAAGAAGGCAATTTATTAAAGTTACTTGAAACATCTCAAAAAACCGAGGTAGTAGATGAAAAGAAAGAGGTGGTTTCCAAAGGGAAAGATGAtggaatggaaaagaaaatttga
- the LOC117609461 gene encoding uncharacterized protein LOC117609461 isoform X1, with protein sequence MGSSVIELLTKMKVSVILLLVSVSWVVAFPGPQWNVEEKGKDGSSRGHESLIGLGGLIGGDGKDGGLLSGLVSGKGKINPLELLVKKGDGGGKGKEDKNLEWSSISKVIISQGGDENTVNKLKGILAKGEGSWGVNEKKILQQVSVLLKGEGKPDLMETIKKEVEKLGKGGGKGHGWSEGRIEHAQSDVKVKKESVGAVKESHGKKSEHGGIKITEHSGEDHEEKGRKGYKSSSSSESHSKSSKDSSSGKGSSHSHGKSSSSDSHSKSSKDSSSDSHSKSSSSSSSESSEEWHNHHGKRRSKKVEIRGHVEHKNIGHGDHKKEVLVEHKNEGHVEHKNEEHVEHKVEGHAEHKVEGHDHKREVHVEHKPEIHDEHKVVEQVEHKVEGHDEHKAEEHGKEVQVELKKDGHDDHKTEGHDEHKVVEQVEHKVEGHDEHKAEEHGKEVQVDLKKDEHDDLKGKGDVEHKNVEQVGHGKEEEVVIEVQVKEQITKIAEEKVLAELKKSGKGKEKLTEEEKKICSETIMKKVEEQVVIVKKGGKKLEDAEILKIGEEVIEKELKEGNLLKLLETSQKTEVVDEKKEVVSKGKDDGMEKKI encoded by the exons ATGGGGTCGTCAGTGATCGAACTTCTAACGAAGATGAAGGTGTCAGTGATATTACTGTTGGTTTCGGTATCCTGGGTGGTTGCCTTCCCCGGACCACAATGGAATGtggaagagaaaggaaaagatgGCTCGTCACGCGGGCATGAAAGTCTG ATAGGCTTAGGAGGATTAATTGGAGGGGATGGAAAAGATGGAGGATTACTCAGCGGCCTGGTGTCAGGAAAAGGAAAAATCAATCCCCTAGAATTATTGGTTAAAAAAGGAGATGGAGGcg gaaaaggaaaagaagacaAAAATCTAGAATGGAGCTCGATCTCGAAAGTTATTATATCCCAGGGAGGAGACGAAAACACTGTTAATAAACTTAAGGGTATTTTAGCAAAAG GTGAAGGATCTTGGGGTGTGAACGAGAAGAAAATACTACAACAGGTGTCAGTTTTACTCAAAGGTGAAGGCAAGCCAGATTTGATGGAGACGATTAAGAAAGAGGTCGAGAAATTGGGCAAAGGTGGTGGAAAAGGACATGGATGGTCAGAAGGCAGGATAGAACATGCACAAAGTGATGTGAAGGTAAAGAAAGAATCAGTAGGTGCAGTCAAGGAATCTCACGGCAAAAAGAGCGAACACGGTGGTATAAAGATTACCGAACACAGTGGCGAAGATCATGAAGAGAAGGGTAGAAAGGGTTATAAGAGCAGTAGTAGTAGCGAGAGTCATAGTAAGAGCAGTAAAGACAGTAGCAGTGGAAAAGGCAGCAGCCACAGTCATGGCAAGAGCAGTAGTAGCGATAGTCATAGCAAGAGCAGTAAAGACAGTAGTAGCGATAGTCATAGCAAGAGTAGTAGTAGCAGTAGCAGTGAAAGCAGTGAAGAATGGCACAACCACCACGGCAAAAGGAGGAGCAAAAAGGTTGAAATTCGAGGACATGTCGAGCACAAAAATATAGGACATGGCGACCATAAAAAGGAGGTACTTGTCGAACATAAAAATGAGGGACATGTCGAACATAAAAATGAGGAACATGTCGAGCACAAAGTAGAGGGACATGCCGAGCACAAAGTTGAGGGACATGACCATAAAAGGGAGGTACATGTCGAGCACAAACCAGAGATACATGACGAGCACAAAGTAGTGGAACAGGTCGAGCACAAAGTTGAAGGACATGACGAGCACAAAGCAGAGGAACATGGAAAGGAGGTACAAGTCGAACTCAAAAAAGACGGACATGATGACCACAAAACAGAGGGACATGACGAGCACAAAGTAGTGGAACAGGTCGAGCACAAAGTTGAAGGACATGACGAGCACAAAGCAGAGGAACATGGAAAGGAGGTACAAGTCGATCTCAAAAAAGACGAACATGATGACCTCAAAGGAAAGGGAGATGTCGAGCACAAAAATGTGGAACAAGTCGGCCATGGAAAGGAGGAAGAAGTAGTGATTGAAGTGCAAGTCAAAGAACAAATAACAAAGATAGCTGAAGAAAAAGTATTAGCGGAATTGAAAAAgagtggaaaaggaaaagagaagttgactgaagaagagaagaaaatatgCAGTGAAACAATAATGAAGAAAGTTGAAGAGCAAGTAGTAATTGTGAAGAAGGGTGGTAAGAAGTTAGAAGATGCTGAGATACTGAAGATAGGTGAAGAAGTAATCGAGAAAGAATTAAAAGAAGGCAATTTATTAAAGTTACTTGAAACATCTCAAAAAACCGAGGTAGTAGATGAAAAGAAAGAGGTGGTTTCCAAAGGGAAAGATGAtggaatggaaaagaaaatttga